The Lutibacter sp. Hel_I_33_5 genome has a window encoding:
- a CDS encoding penicillin-binding protein, translating to MTLFLLAIIFRVFNLQYIQGEKYKRLSTERNIKQDTVYANKGNVYAADGNLLATSMSKYTIRMDAVAVKDKIFYANVLELSKELSKMFGKTTEHYEQRLRNAKKSRNRYLLIARNVGYNDYIKMKQFPIFRKGVYRGGFIAEHKTVRAHPIGKIAERTIGYHDFRGDAGLEGAYANHMKGENGVRWKQKIAKGQWKPINDVNEKEPIDGHDVITTIDVNIQDITHHALLQQLEHFEADHGCAVVMETKTGEIKAIANLGRTSDGKYFEKRNYAIWESHEPGSTFKLASLMAALDDKVIDTSTVVDTEKGRIYIHNRKVEDSQRGGYGKISAARVFEVSSNVGIVKLIKKHYDEKPEKFISKIKEYGFTKKIGLPIKGEGKPFVPTPKNKKRWNKISLEWMAWGYGVSVTPLQTLMFYNAVANDGVMVKPRFIKELRREDKVEKVYETEIVNARIASKETIKKIKTVMENVVVKGTADNIYSPNFSMAGKTGTAKKYIPRHKNNKGETISGHYSNKHYVASFAGFFPVENPKYSCIVVVHDPKKEKGYYGAIVAAPVFKEIAQKIYTTTPVDVQSVDDNVQISALDKLFNKYGNALTNTNNTIPNVKGMSGMDAISLLENIGLKVRFTGTGKVTYQSLSKGQKIKKGTTITLKLT from the coding sequence ATGACGCTTTTCTTATTGGCAATAATCTTTAGAGTTTTTAATTTACAATACATTCAGGGAGAGAAATATAAGAGGCTTTCTACCGAAAGAAATATAAAGCAAGACACTGTTTATGCAAATAAAGGAAATGTGTATGCTGCTGATGGAAATTTATTAGCAACGTCTATGTCTAAGTATACCATTAGAATGGATGCAGTTGCTGTAAAAGACAAAATATTTTATGCCAATGTTTTAGAGTTGTCAAAAGAATTGTCAAAAATGTTCGGAAAAACTACAGAACATTATGAGCAACGATTAAGAAATGCTAAAAAAAGTAGAAATAGGTATTTATTAATAGCAAGAAATGTTGGGTACAACGATTATATTAAAATGAAGCAATTTCCCATCTTTAGAAAGGGAGTTTATAGAGGTGGGTTTATTGCTGAACACAAAACTGTAAGAGCGCATCCTATTGGTAAAATTGCAGAAAGAACTATTGGTTATCACGATTTTAGAGGTGATGCAGGGTTAGAGGGAGCGTATGCAAATCATATGAAAGGAGAAAATGGTGTACGTTGGAAGCAGAAAATTGCAAAAGGACAATGGAAGCCTATTAATGATGTAAACGAAAAAGAACCAATTGATGGTCATGATGTAATTACTACCATCGATGTGAATATTCAAGATATTACACATCACGCTTTATTGCAACAATTAGAACATTTTGAGGCAGATCATGGTTGTGCTGTGGTGATGGAAACCAAAACAGGAGAGATAAAAGCAATTGCAAATCTTGGTAGAACCTCTGATGGTAAATATTTTGAAAAAAGAAATTATGCTATTTGGGAAAGTCATGAACCAGGTTCAACATTTAAACTAGCTAGTTTAATGGCGGCTTTAGATGATAAAGTAATAGACACATCAACAGTTGTTGATACAGAAAAAGGTAGAATATATATTCATAATAGAAAAGTAGAAGATTCTCAGCGTGGTGGATACGGAAAAATTTCTGCGGCTAGAGTTTTTGAAGTTTCTTCTAATGTGGGTATCGTAAAACTGATTAAAAAACATTACGATGAAAAGCCTGAAAAATTTATATCAAAAATAAAAGAGTACGGGTTTACAAAAAAAATAGGGTTACCAATTAAAGGAGAAGGAAAGCCATTTGTGCCAACTCCAAAAAACAAAAAACGTTGGAATAAAATTTCTTTAGAATGGATGGCATGGGGTTATGGGGTTTCAGTAACTCCTTTACAAACATTAATGTTTTATAATGCTGTTGCAAATGATGGAGTTATGGTAAAGCCTCGTTTTATTAAAGAGTTAAGAAGAGAAGATAAAGTAGAAAAAGTTTATGAGACTGAAATTGTAAACGCAAGAATTGCATCTAAAGAAACCATAAAGAAAATAAAGACAGTGATGGAAAATGTGGTTGTTAAAGGAACTGCAGATAATATTTATTCACCAAACTTTTCTATGGCAGGAAAAACAGGAACTGCTAAAAAATACATTCCAAGACATAAAAATAATAAAGGAGAAACCATTTCTGGTCATTATTCAAATAAACACTATGTAGCGTCATTTGCAGGTTTTTTTCCAGTTGAAAATCCTAAATATTCTTGCATTGTTGTGGTTCATGATCCGAAGAAAGAAAAAGGATATTATGGAGCCATAGTTGCTGCGCCAGTATTTAAAGAAATTGCTCAAAAAATATACACCACAACACCTGTTGATGTACAATCTGTTGATGATAATGTGCAGATATCAGCATTAGATAAGTTGTTTAATAAATATGGAAACGCATTAACTAATACAAATAATACAATTCCAAATGTTAAAGGAATGTCTGGTATGGATGCGATTTCATTGTTAGAAAATATTGGATTGAAAGTCCGTTTTACGGGTACAGGAAAAGTTACTTATCAATCTTTATCGAAAGGACAAAAAATAAAAAAAGGAACAACCATAACTCTAAAGTTAACCTAA
- a CDS encoding UDP-N-acetylmuramoyl-L-alanyl-D-glutamate--2,6-diaminopimelate ligase, with amino-acid sequence MKILKDILYKVSVNAVFGDTNIGVKSIVFDSRKTEQNTVFIALKGTLVDGHEYIEKAIKLGATSIICEDIPKDKNEGITYVQVENSNSALAIMASNFFENPSTNLQLVGVTGTNGKTTVASLLYQLFKKAGYKVGLLSTVKIMVDEVEYKATHTTPDSVTINQYLDTMVEAGVAYCFMEVSSHGIHQKRTAGLHFAGGIFTNLSHDHLDYHNTFAEYRDTKKIFFDELPKTAFALINIDDKNAGFMLQNSKAKKYSYALKTIGDYKAKILEKRFSGTLINVNGIEVWTKLIGEFNIYNLLAIVGTAQLLGLERLEVLRIISELESVSGRFQYTISKENITGIVDYAHTPDALKNVLETINDIRTGNEKVITVVGCGGDRDKTKRPKMAHIASQLSNQAIFTSDNPRTENPQTIIDEMEVGVSPENYKKTLSVLDRKQAIKAACKFSEPGDIVLVAGKGHENYQEINGERFHFDDMEIVTECFNQLKKL; translated from the coding sequence TTGAAAATACTTAAAGATATATTATATAAGGTTTCTGTAAATGCTGTTTTTGGCGATACAAATATTGGTGTGAAAAGCATTGTATTTGATTCTAGAAAAACTGAACAAAATACTGTCTTTATAGCATTAAAAGGAACATTGGTAGATGGTCATGAATATATCGAAAAAGCCATAAAGTTAGGAGCAACGTCTATCATTTGTGAAGATATTCCTAAAGATAAAAATGAAGGAATTACCTATGTGCAAGTTGAAAATTCAAATTCAGCATTAGCTATAATGGCTTCTAATTTTTTCGAAAACCCTTCAACAAATTTACAGTTAGTTGGTGTTACAGGAACTAATGGTAAAACTACCGTTGCATCATTGTTGTATCAACTCTTTAAGAAAGCAGGATATAAAGTTGGTTTACTATCTACCGTAAAAATTATGGTTGATGAGGTTGAGTATAAAGCAACCCATACTACTCCAGATTCTGTAACAATCAATCAATATTTAGATACGATGGTTGAAGCTGGTGTGGCCTATTGTTTTATGGAAGTAAGTTCTCATGGGATTCATCAAAAAAGAACTGCTGGCTTACATTTTGCAGGTGGAATTTTCACAAATCTTTCCCACGATCATTTAGATTATCACAACACATTTGCAGAATATAGAGACACTAAAAAAATATTCTTTGATGAGTTACCAAAAACGGCATTTGCATTAATAAATATTGATGATAAGAATGCTGGTTTTATGCTGCAAAATTCGAAAGCAAAAAAATATTCGTATGCATTAAAAACCATAGGAGATTATAAGGCTAAGATTTTAGAAAAACGTTTTTCCGGAACATTAATAAATGTTAATGGAATAGAAGTGTGGACGAAATTGATAGGAGAATTTAATATCTATAATTTATTAGCAATTGTAGGAACAGCCCAATTATTAGGACTCGAAAGATTAGAAGTCTTGCGGATAATAAGTGAGTTAGAAAGTGTAAGTGGACGTTTTCAGTATACAATTTCAAAAGAAAATATTACGGGAATTGTAGATTATGCACATACACCAGATGCTTTAAAAAATGTGTTAGAAACAATTAATGATATAAGAACTGGTAACGAAAAAGTGATTACCGTTGTAGGATGTGGTGGCGATAGAGACAAAACTAAAAGACCAAAAATGGCGCATATAGCTTCTCAATTAAGTAATCAAGCAATATTTACTTCAGACAATCCAAGAACAGAAAATCCACAAACCATTATTGATGAAATGGAAGTTGGAGTTTCGCCAGAAAATTATAAAAAAACATTATCGGTTTTAGACAGAAAACAAGCAATAAAAGCAGCTTGTAAATTTTCTGAACCAGGAGATATTGTTTTAGTCGCAGGAAAAGGGCATGAAAATTATCAAGAAATAAACGGAGAACGTTTTCATTTTGATGATATGGAAATAGTTACAGAATGTTTTAACCAACTAAAAAAATTATAA
- the mraY gene encoding phospho-N-acetylmuramoyl-pentapeptide-transferase — protein sequence MLYYLFQYLEEQFNLTGASVFQFITFRAAAAFIVSLLISAIFGKKIIRFLQKQQVGESIRDLGLEGQAEKAGTPTMGGIIIIMATLIPVLLLAKLENIYIIILLITTVWMGLIGFTDDYIKVFKKDKQGLKGKFKVLGQVGLGIIVGSMLYFHPDVTMKEQLPKAEQIEQANGKIKVFGDAEKSTKTTVPFLKDNELDYAKALSFLGDDYQKYGWIVFIFIVVFIVTGISNGANLTDGIDGLAAGTSAIMVITLAVFAWVSGNIIFADYLDVMYIPKSGEMTVFILAFAGALIGFLWYNTYPAQVFMGDTGSLTIGGIIAVIAIAIRKELLLPILAGVFVVENLSVMLQVSWFKYTRKKYGEGRRIFKMSPLHHHYQKLSYHESKIVTRFWIVGVLLAVLTIVTLKLR from the coding sequence ATGCTGTATTATTTATTTCAATATTTAGAAGAACAATTTAATCTTACGGGAGCTAGTGTGTTTCAATTTATCACTTTTCGTGCAGCTGCTGCTTTTATTGTTTCATTATTGATTTCTGCTATTTTCGGTAAGAAAATTATTAGGTTTTTACAAAAACAACAGGTAGGAGAAAGTATACGTGATTTAGGTTTAGAAGGACAAGCGGAAAAAGCAGGAACTCCAACTATGGGTGGAATTATTATCATTATGGCAACCTTAATTCCTGTGTTATTATTAGCGAAATTAGAAAATATTTACATCATCATTTTATTGATTACCACAGTTTGGATGGGGTTAATTGGTTTTACTGATGATTATATAAAAGTATTTAAAAAAGACAAGCAAGGTTTAAAAGGGAAGTTTAAAGTTTTAGGTCAAGTTGGATTAGGAATTATCGTTGGTTCGATGCTTTATTTCCATCCAGATGTAACCATGAAAGAACAATTGCCAAAAGCAGAACAAATAGAGCAAGCTAATGGTAAAATAAAAGTTTTTGGAGATGCAGAAAAGTCAACAAAAACGACAGTTCCGTTTTTAAAAGACAACGAATTAGATTACGCAAAAGCATTAAGTTTTTTAGGTGATGATTATCAAAAGTATGGTTGGATTGTCTTCATTTTTATTGTTGTTTTTATAGTGACGGGAATTTCTAATGGGGCAAATTTAACAGACGGAATAGATGGCTTAGCAGCAGGAACATCAGCCATTATGGTAATTACGCTCGCGGTTTTTGCATGGGTTTCGGGTAATATCATTTTCGCAGATTATTTAGATGTAATGTATATCCCTAAATCGGGAGAAATGACAGTTTTTATACTTGCTTTTGCAGGAGCTTTAATAGGTTTTCTTTGGTACAACACGTATCCAGCACAAGTATTTATGGGAGATACAGGGAGTTTAACAATTGGTGGAATTATCGCAGTAATAGCAATAGCAATTAGAAAAGAATTGTTGTTGCCAATTCTTGCTGGAGTATTTGTTGTAGAAAATTTATCAGTGATGTTACAAGTTTCTTGGTTTAAATACACAAGAAAAAAATATGGTGAAGGAAGACGAATTTTTAAAATGTCACCCTTACATCATCATTATCAGAAATTAAGTTATCACGAAAGTAAAATTGTTACACGTTTTTGGATTGTTGGTGTTTTGCTAGCAGTGCTAACAATTGTAACTCTAAAATTAAGATAG
- the murD gene encoding UDP-N-acetylmuramoyl-L-alanine--D-glutamate ligase produces MKKLVVLGGGESGVGTAILGKQKGYKVFVSDKGSISNKYKEVLLNNEIDFEENQHTESEIFNADVVMKSPGIPDKVALVQTLLKKGILVISEIEFASQFTDATIVGVTGSNGKTTTTMLTHHLLKSSGIHVGMAGNIGDSFALQIAEQNHKNYVLELSSFQLDGIEKFNSHIAIITNISPDHLDRYDYDYNKYIASKFRISQNQTPDDFLIYDADDDAINTWLKNNKTKATLIPFSIKRELEFGAFLKDKNIITIINTKQFKMPLTKLSLQGNHNIKNAMAATLSAQLLNVRKQNIAESLSNFEGVEHRLENVQKIRGVQFINDSKATNVNATFYALECMKTPTVWIVGGVDKGNDYTDLMPLVREKVKAIVCLGVDNSKILETFGNVVDVFVETAGAEEAVKVAKKISEKGDTVLLSPACASFDLFNNYEDRGRQFKAAVRGL; encoded by the coding sequence GTGAAAAAACTAGTTGTTTTAGGAGGTGGAGAGAGTGGAGTTGGTACAGCTATTTTAGGAAAGCAAAAAGGATATAAAGTCTTTGTTTCAGATAAAGGAAGTATATCAAATAAATATAAAGAAGTTCTTTTAAATAATGAGATAGATTTTGAAGAGAATCAGCATACAGAAAGTGAGATTTTTAATGCTGATGTTGTGATGAAAAGCCCTGGAATTCCAGATAAAGTAGCCTTAGTTCAAACGTTACTAAAAAAAGGTATTCTAGTTATTTCAGAAATAGAGTTTGCATCACAATTTACAGATGCTACTATTGTTGGAGTTACAGGTTCTAATGGTAAAACTACCACAACAATGCTAACGCATCATCTTTTAAAATCTAGTGGGATTCATGTTGGAATGGCAGGTAATATTGGTGATAGTTTTGCGCTTCAAATTGCAGAACAAAACCATAAAAACTATGTGTTAGAATTAAGTAGTTTTCAATTAGATGGAATCGAGAAGTTTAATTCACACATTGCCATAATAACCAATATTTCTCCAGATCATTTAGATAGATATGATTACGATTACAACAAGTATATCGCGTCAAAGTTTAGAATCAGTCAGAATCAAACCCCTGATGATTTTTTAATATACGATGCTGATGATGATGCGATTAATACTTGGTTAAAAAACAATAAAACAAAAGCAACATTAATACCTTTTTCTATAAAAAGAGAATTAGAATTTGGTGCTTTTTTAAAAGATAAAAACATAATAACAATTATTAATACCAAACAATTCAAGATGCCATTAACTAAGTTATCATTACAAGGAAATCATAATATTAAAAATGCAATGGCTGCCACGTTGTCTGCGCAATTATTGAATGTAAGAAAGCAAAATATTGCAGAAAGCTTATCAAACTTTGAAGGTGTAGAACATCGTTTAGAAAATGTTCAAAAAATTAGAGGTGTGCAGTTTATTAATGATAGCAAAGCTACCAATGTAAATGCAACTTTTTATGCTTTGGAATGTATGAAAACTCCTACAGTTTGGATAGTTGGTGGTGTAGATAAAGGAAATGATTATACAGATTTAATGCCATTAGTAAGAGAAAAAGTAAAAGCTATTGTTTGTTTAGGCGTAGATAATTCTAAGATTTTAGAAACGTTTGGGAATGTTGTAGATGTTTTTGTAGAAACAGCAGGAGCTGAAGAAGCAGTAAAAGTGGCTAAAAAAATATCAGAAAAAGGAGATACTGTTTTATTATCGCCTGCATGTGCAAGTTTTGATTTATTTAATAATTACGAGGATAGAGGACGTCAATTTAAAGCGGCAGTTAGAGGTTTATAA
- a CDS encoding FtsW/RodA/SpoVE family cell cycle protein, whose protein sequence is MKTILQHIKGDKTIWAIVAVLAILSFMPVYSASTNLVYGVGSGSTLGYLIKHMVLLIMGFAIIYGVHKIPYRYFSGGSVIMLPVVVILLIFTLAQGTTIGGANASRWIRIPFVGIGFQTSTLAGLVLMVYVSRYLAKNKEREIQFKESLLQLWLPVAAVLILILPANFSTTAIIFSMILLITFIGGYPLKYIAFILGIGIVALTFFILIAKVFPDAMPNRVNTWQSRIENFSKADGSESYQVEKAKIAVATGGIVGKGPGKSVQKNFLPQSSSDFIYAIIVEEYGLIGGFVIVFIYFLLLFRIFIVVRKTTTIFGTLLVLGVGIPIIFQATINMAVATNIFPVTGQTLPLISSGGTSIWMTCFALGMILSVSASKDETEEDILDDNPLDILHETID, encoded by the coding sequence ATGAAAACCATTTTACAACATATAAAAGGTGATAAAACCATTTGGGCAATTGTAGCTGTTTTGGCAATACTTTCCTTTATGCCAGTTTATAGCGCAAGCACAAACTTAGTATATGGTGTAGGTTCTGGATCTACTTTAGGATATTTAATTAAACATATGGTGCTGTTAATAATGGGTTTTGCTATTATTTATGGCGTTCATAAAATTCCGTATAGATATTTTAGTGGCGGTTCAGTTATAATGTTACCAGTAGTTGTTATTCTACTGATTTTTACGTTAGCACAAGGCACAACCATTGGAGGGGCAAATGCAAGTAGATGGATTCGTATTCCGTTTGTTGGTATTGGTTTTCAAACATCCACATTGGCAGGTTTGGTGTTGATGGTCTATGTGTCTAGATATTTAGCAAAAAACAAAGAAAGAGAAATTCAGTTTAAAGAAAGTTTATTACAACTTTGGTTGCCAGTTGCAGCAGTATTGATATTGATTTTACCTGCAAATTTTTCTACTACGGCTATAATTTTTTCAATGATATTATTAATCACTTTTATTGGTGGTTACCCATTAAAATATATCGCATTTATTTTAGGAATAGGAATTGTTGCGTTAACCTTTTTTATTCTGATAGCAAAAGTGTTTCCTGATGCAATGCCAAATAGAGTAAATACTTGGCAAAGTAGAATTGAGAATTTTTCCAAAGCAGACGGGTCTGAAAGTTATCAAGTAGAAAAAGCAAAGATAGCAGTCGCAACGGGTGGAATTGTTGGGAAAGGTCCTGGTAAAAGTGTGCAAAAGAATTTTCTACCTCAATCATCTTCAGATTTTATTTATGCAATTATAGTAGAAGAATACGGTTTAATTGGTGGATTTGTAATTGTATTTATTTACTTTTTATTACTCTTTAGAATTTTTATTGTGGTACGGAAAACCACAACAATTTTCGGAACATTATTGGTTTTGGGAGTTGGTATTCCAATCATATTTCAAGCAACAATTAATATGGCGGTAGCAACAAATATTTTTCCCGTTACTGGTCAAACACTACCGCTTATAAGTAGTGGAGGAACTTCAATTTGGATGACCTGTTTTGCACTTGGAATGATATTAAGTGTGAGTGCATCAAAAGATGAGACAGAAGAAGATATTTTAGATGATAACCCTTTAGATATACTCCATGAAACAATCGATTAA
- the murG gene encoding undecaprenyldiphospho-muramoylpentapeptide beta-N-acetylglucosaminyltransferase has translation MKQSINIIISGGGTGGHIYPAIAIANELKLRYPEANFLFVGAKDKMEMEKVPQAGYEIKGLWISGIQRKLSLKNLSFPFKLISSLWKANSIIRNFKPDVAIGTGGFASGPTLMAANRKKIPTLIQEQNSYPGITNKLLSKKAQKICVAYDHLERFFPENKIIKTGNPVRQDLLSIHTKVEEANSFFKLKKDKKTVLVLGGSLGARRVNQLIESQLDFFKNQEVQVVWQCGKLYVNDYEKYNEFDAIQVHQFLNRMDLAYAASDVIISRAGASSVSELCIVGKPTIFIPSPNVAEDHQTKNAKSIADKHGAILIKESELETFPIVFETLLKDEGKQQSLSENIKELALPSATSDIVNEIEKLLNK, from the coding sequence ATGAAACAATCGATTAACATCATAATTTCTGGAGGTGGAACAGGCGGACATATTTATCCAGCGATTGCGATTGCGAATGAATTAAAATTACGTTATCCAGAAGCTAACTTTTTATTTGTTGGCGCAAAAGATAAAATGGAGATGGAAAAAGTTCCTCAAGCGGGATATGAAATTAAAGGATTGTGGATTTCTGGAATTCAAAGAAAACTAAGCTTAAAAAATTTATCATTTCCATTTAAATTAATCAGTAGTTTGTGGAAAGCAAATTCAATTATTAGAAATTTCAAACCTGATGTTGCTATCGGAACAGGCGGGTTTGCGAGCGGACCAACTTTAATGGCAGCGAATAGGAAAAAGATACCAACTTTAATTCAAGAACAGAATTCATATCCAGGAATTACGAATAAATTATTGAGTAAAAAAGCACAAAAAATTTGTGTTGCTTACGATCATTTAGAGCGTTTTTTTCCAGAGAATAAAATCATTAAAACTGGGAATCCAGTAAGACAAGATTTATTGTCTATACATACAAAAGTTGAAGAAGCAAATTCGTTTTTTAAACTTAAAAAAGATAAGAAAACAGTATTGGTTTTAGGGGGGAGTTTAGGAGCAAGAAGAGTAAATCAATTAATAGAAAGTCAATTAGATTTTTTTAAAAATCAAGAGGTACAAGTTGTTTGGCAATGTGGTAAATTATATGTGAATGATTATGAAAAGTATAATGAATTTGACGCAATTCAAGTACATCAATTCTTAAACAGAATGGATTTAGCATATGCAGCTTCGGATGTAATAATTTCTAGAGCTGGCGCAAGTTCGGTATCAGAATTATGCATTGTAGGGAAACCAACAATTTTTATTCCTTCTCCAAATGTAGCAGAAGATCATCAAACTAAAAATGCAAAATCTATTGCAGATAAACATGGTGCTATTTTAATTAAAGAAAGTGAGTTGGAAACATTTCCAATTGTATTTGAAACACTTTTAAAAGACGAAGGAAAGCAACAAAGTTTGTCAGAAAATATTAAAGAATTAGCGTTGCCTAGTGCAACATCAGATATTGTAAACGAAATTGAAAAGCTGTTAAATAAGTGA
- the murC gene encoding UDP-N-acetylmuramate--L-alanine ligase encodes MNFKSIENVYFIGIGGIGMSALARYFAANGKKVAGYDKTATDITNSLESLGVEIHFKDGVENIPGQFLDQKKTLVVYTPAVSKEHIELNYFIEAGFTVLKRAEVLGKVTENTFCFAAAGTHGKTTTSSILGHIMQPSLATSFLGGIAENYQSNLILGEDKITVVEADEFDRSFLQLSPNIACITSMDADHLDIYGEAESLENSFKEFAAKVSEKLIIAKGLPINGITYAINESADYKAHNIKINNGRYVFDVETPNSEIKNIEFHLPGKHNVMNALAALAMADVYGIDLPKIKEQLKTFKGVRRRFSYKIKTDDLVLIDDYAHHPTEINAVENSVREMYPNEKTLAVFQPHLFSRTKDFVEEFANALSKFDEVILLDIYPARELPLEGVTSDWLLKKINLKKKQLSTKKMLIEDIKKSSAKIITILGAGDIGMMVDEIQNELEK; translated from the coding sequence GTGAATTTTAAAAGTATAGAAAACGTTTATTTTATAGGTATCGGAGGAATCGGTATGAGCGCTCTTGCAAGATATTTTGCAGCAAATGGGAAAAAGGTTGCCGGATATGATAAGACAGCTACAGATATCACAAATTCGTTAGAAAGTTTAGGTGTCGAGATTCATTTTAAAGATGGTGTAGAAAACATTCCAGGTCAATTTTTAGATCAGAAAAAAACACTTGTGGTATATACACCTGCTGTGTCAAAAGAACATATTGAATTAAATTATTTTATTGAAGCTGGTTTTACTGTTTTAAAACGTGCAGAAGTTTTAGGTAAAGTAACAGAAAACACCTTTTGTTTTGCCGCTGCTGGTACGCATGGAAAAACAACAACATCTTCAATTTTAGGGCATATAATGCAACCTAGTTTAGCAACTTCATTTTTAGGGGGCATTGCAGAGAATTATCAGTCAAATTTAATTCTTGGTGAAGATAAAATTACCGTAGTTGAAGCTGATGAATTTGATAGGTCGTTTTTACAATTATCTCCAAATATTGCATGTATAACATCTATGGATGCAGATCATTTAGATATTTATGGTGAAGCAGAAAGTTTAGAAAATTCGTTTAAAGAATTTGCCGCTAAGGTTTCAGAAAAATTAATCATTGCAAAAGGATTACCTATTAACGGAATTACCTACGCAATAAATGAATCTGCGGATTATAAAGCGCACAATATTAAAATAAACAATGGTCGATATGTTTTTGATGTTGAGACTCCAAATTCTGAAATAAAAAATATTGAGTTTCATCTACCTGGAAAACACAATGTAATGAATGCTTTAGCTGCATTGGCAATGGCAGATGTTTATGGAATTGACTTGCCGAAAATTAAAGAACAGCTAAAAACTTTTAAAGGAGTTAGAAGAAGATTTTCTTATAAAATTAAAACCGATGATTTGGTGTTGATTGATGATTATGCACATCATCCGACTGAGATAAATGCAGTAGAAAATTCAGTAAGAGAAATGTATCCTAATGAAAAAACTTTAGCAGTTTTTCAACCCCATTTATTTAGCAGAACAAAAGATTTTGTAGAAGAATTTGCAAATGCATTATCAAAATTTGATGAAGTTATTTTATTAGATATTTATCCAGCCAGAGAATTGCCACTTGAAGGGGTAACATCTGACTGGTTATTGAAAAAAATTAATTTAAAAAAGAAACAATTATCAACAAAAAAAATGTTGATTGAAGATATTAAAAAATCATCTGCAAAAATTATTACCATTTTAGGTGCTGGAGATATTGGAATGATGGTAGACGAAATCCAAAATGAATTAGAAAAATAA
- a CDS encoding cell division protein FtsQ/DivIB — MKKYLPHTGLLLLLGLLLFLYGFSVHRNMNKKIIKVDIEFKEEVNYFLTHSMVNKLLIQNFDDVKKQAKTVIDLHKLEKKVLMNPYIENASVFLTIKGELKSTIKQRTPIIRIVDGSTSYYIDKQGVKVPLSLNYSARVPLVSGVKSESDIAEIMQLMELILNDDFLKKEIVAIQKLENKEYFFTTRSGDYKIEFGKIEEASLKFRKLKAFYNKTFVDKTIKKYKTINVKYHNQVVCTK, encoded by the coding sequence TTGAAAAAGTATTTACCACATACAGGTTTATTGTTGTTGCTAGGTTTGTTGCTATTTTTGTATGGGTTTTCTGTTCATAGGAATATGAATAAGAAAATCATAAAAGTTGATATTGAGTTTAAAGAAGAGGTAAACTATTTTCTAACTCATTCGATGGTTAATAAATTGTTAATACAAAACTTTGATGACGTTAAAAAACAAGCAAAAACTGTAATAGATTTACATAAGTTGGAGAAAAAGGTTTTAATGAACCCTTATATAGAAAATGCTTCGGTTTTTTTAACAATAAAAGGTGAGTTAAAATCAACGATAAAACAACGAACACCAATAATAAGGATTGTTGATGGTAGTACCTCTTACTACATTGATAAGCAAGGAGTGAAAGTTCCTCTGTCTTTAAATTATTCAGCACGTGTTCCGTTGGTTTCTGGAGTGAAAAGTGAGAGTGATATTGCGGAAATTATGCAGTTGATGGAATTAATTTTGAATGATGACTTTTTGAAAAAAGAAATAGTTGCCATTCAAAAATTAGAGAACAAAGAATATTTTTTTACAACTAGGAGTGGTGATTATAAAATTGAGTTTGGAAAAATTGAAGAGGCAAGTTTAAAATTTAGAAAACTAAAAGCGTTTTACAACAAAACATTTGTAGATAAAACCATAAAAAAGTATAAAACTATAAACGTAAAATATCACAATCAAGTTGTGTGTACAAAATAA